The window GCGTTGATCGTATAGCCTTTCACGACTCGCGAAACCTTCGACGTACACTGATTTGATGTTGCGAGCATATTTGgtacaaataaaaaagatacaacGAGACCATTGGAAACCGTCGGGTTCTCGCAAGCATTCGTCCAATGTTTGAAAACTTCCTTTTTTCTATTCAACCTTTTAACgacgaataataatttttatttgatattccgAACGGTACTTTATATACACGAGGAACGAAGCGTCTGGTTAAAAAATGCTGAAGAAAAGGTGAACCAGACACGGGCATATTCGTTGAAATACAATTCAAATGGTCGAGATCGACTCACGGGAACATCGAGCCCTAGAGCAAAAAGGTAAAAGTGTTAATCAAGAAGTACGTCGCAACGATCCCAATGATGCGTTTTGTGCATACCTATGCGCGCGcttgtatgtataatatgtatggTTGcatgtgtgtgcgcgcgcgtgtcCCGCGAAGCGAAAAGGAAAAATgtatgtttttattaatattaactatATATGCTCTGTATATgtcttgtaaatattatatatatatatatatacacatatatgcatatatatatacatatgaattatatatatacacaaacatgtatatatacatgtatatatatatatatacatatatatttatgcatttctGTTTAACATATTGAAAGCAGTAGTTTGAGGACAGCCAAAATTGTTTCCGATTATTTCGATTCTCCGATTAATTTAGAGATTCGTCTATCGTTCTTTGCAATATCATTTGTCGGGTGCGCAGAGGTTATCACACGAGTCGAGACATCTGATCGATTCCTCCCTGTCTCTCTTGCTTAACATTTTCTCTTCCGTATTATCAATCTTTAGTCTTTCTTTCGACGTTTGCCGCGTAGTACTTATAAACAGCGACGGCTTTCGAAATACATTTACAATGGAAATCCTTGCAAAAATTCGAAGAAGAATACTCATCCGCAGCGATCATCTTCTCGTTATTTCGGATAAAATAATAGATCGACGAAATAAGgacaaagagaaataaaattcgtaACGTGTATGTCTAGGTTGTTTGATAGAAAACGATCGAGAAAAAGACAAGGATATAGCCTGCCGCGAAATCAGGAAATCTGTCCAAAATCGTTAGAAAGAAAAACAGATTGCgataaacaagaaaaataaatagatgtaTCAGCGTATTCAGGTTCGATCAGTTTCTTCTACGGTGAATAAGCTCTCGTCGCATCAGTATCGTTACCGTGTAGTCCCCTTGCGAAACCTGATTCTTTGGGACATTGTAATCACAAAGCGTTTAACATCGACGTAACTACGATATATGTCTTACGTACACGGACgtacaatattaaaaaagaacaatGTGGTGTAAAAAACGAAGAAATGTACCAATTCGGTGTATTAATCCCCTCGCCCCCCCCCCTCCATGGATCGATACAAATTCGCCTCAAACTGAACAATCTTTCtaactttgataaataatatatcgcAATGGTTAATAAAACGgcacaaagaaaaaaagaaaagagagagagagaaacaggagaatagaaaagaacgaaaaattccATTACTTCCGGTTGATGCGAATTCGTTACGTCCATAGGAATGCGTTGACGCACATGTTGTTATCTAATTGTTAGTAGATTCAGGTTTATACCGGCAATTGTTAATAAAGTTAGTAAgcaaatacttttttattttctttttttctcgcgcAAATTTCGtccttatctttttttttcattctttatacATGCTTTTTGTAAAAACTAAAATACTTCTGGATTTTAACAGACTTCACTGATAGCCGAAGCTTCGATATTTAAAGTCTATCGATTGAAAAAAGTGTTAAAGATAGCGGGTTGAAAAGTGCGAATGTTCAGCACTACGGATATTAGTTCGCTATGAATGTATAGTACGTTTAAGAACGTGTCTTATCGATTTTTACGCATTCACAGGATattcaaaaatgtaaaatattggaTCTCAAAAACACATCACGCTCTACGATTTTTCGTATATAAAACAATCTTCTATCGAAGTTCGATCTGTCtgattatattcataaaagtatgaatttgcataaatatcgtcAGTCTAGCGATTCGATTTTAATTGGTCTTGAAGTCGGTTTTATCGATTCGCTCTAATTACTGGAAAGTGGAGATATCTCCTTACTGCAGCAGTCCCTTCGATTGATAATTAATTCCTGCAATCTTTATCGCGATATAGGAGTCGAAGATGCACATACTATGAACGAAGAGTGAACATCATCGTGCAAATTGAAAATTCCATGGCGACGAGAATAAGACGTGAAAATACGTTCTCCACCATCTGTTTCGCTTGTTCCTGACCGATTCGTGACAGTTTGAGTTAatcaaaacgaagaaaaagaagaacaagaagatGACGCCGATGAGGAGCTACACAAGGGAAGGttgaaagggagagagagagagagtgagaaaaAGAGGGTCTGACGAGTCGAAAATAAGAAGAGAGCAAAGTGGCAGGCTGGCTGGTCCAGTGTTGTCACGTGACCGGAAGTGGCCTCTTCCCCACTCTTCAACTCCACCTTCGATGTCGAGACCTGTACACGATCTCCCCTTCCCTCCTTCCTTGGGCTTCATCCGGTTAGCGATGGGCATTAAATTCCATCCGTTGCAAGTTTTCGAACGATTTAGTCAGACAAAAATCTCCGATAATAATTTGGTTTTAATGGAATGAATGAGCGGTGTTTCCAATAATTCATAGGAAAAGAGCGATCGATAGAACACAGCGTATGTGCATTTCTTGGAATATTAATTAGACCGTATAGAAATACTAGGAGGATGCGGTGTTATCGCCCCAGTTGTTCGAAATCACTCGGAAACATCTGTGGAATATTAATTCATTAAGGGTCACGTTGCTTTAATACGacatttcatttgaaatttcttttttatcgatctATGTTATCTAAATACTGTTTTTCAATATCGTAGCTGCGAAAGGGAGTATTTTTCGTCGTTATTTCTTTCACTTAGATCTCAAGTTGAACTTAAAGAGATGTACGTGCTTGTTATAACGCTTCTATACTAATGGTCAATTAGGCTCAAAAATATAAAGTTTCTTATCATATAGCGGTACTTCCAAATAGCTACTAAAATTCGATAGCACGAGAATCAAAGGAACCTGATGAAAAAAATTCCATTAGAGAATAAGAATATGCGCGAATATATTCTGCAGTTACTGTCATAAATTATTGTTCGGTCCTCGATGAGTTAACATCTTCCGTAATAACACGAATCAGAATTTGAAGCATCGATCTTTCACAAATTTTTCCTCGCCATTTTTTCGAGATTCGATTCGAAGATTTTGGTCGACACTTTGCGGCGCGCCGTGCTTAAACATACGCACAGTAATTGAACAACGTTCGACGCGATGGAAGTTTTGTCAACGGTCCGAAGCGATTCGGAACGCGTTGATTCCATCGCTATCTCCGGTTACTTATCCCTTCCTCTCCGCACGAACGAACGCATCAACGAAAGGGAAGATTGGCCTGGCTCGCTTTTGCCTCGCTTTGCCTTACCTTGACGACTCGTTCAACCACATTCGAAGAAGTCAAAGCTACCGGAGACGTCCTTTAACCCCTTCTTCCCCTTCACCTTCTACCCGCCCGCGAAACTAGTTTCATCCTTTGGTACATATTGTATTAAGGATAAGCACTTATACTCGTACGTGACACGATAATTTCATAGTACCGACTGacttaaaaatattgtaagatttGATACGCGGTGTTTATCGCATCGCTTTACCTACAGAACGTAAgcagcggagaaacaaaggtgCAACACGCTGCAGAAAGGTTTCCAATTCCAGTGGTACAATGCAACAAACCTTTGCAGCAGTATTGTGCTATATGTCTTATTCGGTGCAGTTTGACGATATAATCGTTATTGAAAGAACGTTAGCACGGTTCTATGTGACACGATGCTACAAGGCGCCAAAGAGAAACAAACGGATGACAACTGTTACAGGGCGCAACAACTTGTTCGCACAAATGCAATTCTAAACAACAAGGAAATACGTGTTAGTCTATGATTACAGCGGATACGTGCTCTAACGAACTATCGTTTTCATGAATACATTAGAACGTTCAAGTATACGAAGATTACAGGGAAAGGGCGTGACAAGAACAATTCTGTTGTTGATTTTTTAACTTTGATGTTATTCAGCGATTAAAAGCGTGTACATTGATATAACGTACTTAAAAGAGAGAACATCCAATCCATCGACCAGAAGATAAGCATTTTAGCAGTAGGTTAGAAATTGATGATGTTACGTTGATAAGATATCGGACTTCCAAATTGCTAAATGTGACTTATCCTATTCTTGCTCTATGGTCTTCGTGTAGATACGCGTGAGATTTTATTCGTCAGAAGGATGGTTTGTCGATAGTTCGATTCCTAAGACATAAGAGATCGATTGTTGGAAAGAGGACGAGGCAAACTTAATTCAGAGTGAATCCTTGCCCTGATTAGTTCACAATACTTCGATAGTTTTTCTCGCGTCATGCGAAACTCGGAAATGTTCCATTGAAGCAGCAGTCTGAGTGATCGAACGCGCCATTCGACACGACAGAAGAGTCAAATAGAAGCGACCATTGTACACATGCGTTCGAAGCGCATCGTCCCGGAAACGCAAAAATCCGAACCAATAATGCGGTCGGGAAAAGAATCGAGACTGATAGAGAGGTGTTCGTGGAATGCTCGCTATATTCCGAGAATCGTGTGATATTTCCAGTGTCGTTCTACGAACGTTGTATTGATCAGTGATTCGTGCATGTGGTAGGTGGAACGGAGGATGGAACGAGCTATCGCGGCTGTCACTCGCGCGCGAGTTGCTGATAAACATTTCACGAAAACGAACGAGTAGCGGAGAGAGAGAGGATCGTGAAATTTTCAATGAGTGGAGTGCGATCGAGGTATCTGAAGCAGCCAGACGCTTTTACGGTCGATCAGGTTTATCGGACAGGGAATTAAAAGCGAAGCATCCGGGGACGAAACGAAGGCGAGAAGCGTTCGTCGCCGAGCGATTTTATAGGGATCCGTCGTAAGAATTTATTATCGCGTCAGGGTAATGGGAGAGCCAAGGTCAcgtggagagaaagagagggagggaaGAAGGAAGAGGGAAAGATCTACGAGCCATCGGTTACACAAATATGACTTACGATCTAATAGGACAGATTAAGCTCAATATTGTACTGATACAATATACAGAAATTTATTACCGTGAAAGAGAGATTAGAATGAGCGAGTTCGCGATACGTTTTTCGCGATCCAGTGGAAAGGAAACGTGTATTTAAAATGATCCATCAATGAAAACAATCGATATACATacttcctaaaaaaaaaaataggataCATATTTTGATAATAAACCCAATCTTGATTCGCTTCGTTGAAGTTAAGTCGCGAGAActaagaaagatagaaaaaatcgTGCAAGTTGCATCCGATTATCGAATTCTCATGCATCGAAGACAAATATCAAGGACACGATATGTGGAAGTAACCGCACGGATTCGGTTATCCTCAAAAGAGAAGGTTATCCGTGCTTTAGTGTGCGCCTTAAAGTACCTGGACACTGTGCAGACGTCTTCTTTTCGTCGACGCAGCTTCGGTCGAATCATACAGAGGAGGATGAACGGGATCTTTTTTCTCGATCTGATGCGATAAATGCAATAGCAACGTGCGGTTAGCGAGGTTAGTGTGATGTTTTCGCGACAGGGCGTGCGAGTGTTCTATATTAAACTCGGCGAACGCGGGTAGGCCGATTGCGAAACGGACGGCTGATATTTTCGTTACATCGCACGAGTAACTGCTTCCGGCCGAGTAtatcctccctctctctctctttctctctcttggtTGCTCTCTCCACGGCCGGCGTCCTTCCACTCGCATCCTGCTTTTCTACTCGCTCACCCGCTGACTGACTCTATTTTTCTCGCTCTGTTCGCTAGCTCCCTTATTTGTCGGCTCGttcttctccctctctctctctctctctattgcTTGACGCCGTGTGTTGCTGTTTCCTCTCTCTAAtcgccctctttctctctctccatctctccgtctctctctcctttccttttccttcttcggtcttttctccttctctttcttcgttcttgAGCGCACGAGAGATCGAGCAGATGCCCGTGCTTCAGCCGGCCGGAAACACCTACGCATCATGGCAGCGTGCGAGGTAGCAATGCTCAGCGATGGGAACGAACGCCACGCGAAGCTTCCTCTTACTTCTCGGTAACAAACGAAGGGCTTGTATGCATCATAACGAAAATGATGCATGCCAAAATTGTTGGCTCCTAGAAGAAAGAATCTTCTATCATGCacctaaaacagaaaattatACGTTTCAACAACGATTCTTTCATACATTTCTCAAACTCCAGACACTTGTTACCGATGAAAAAACTTCATTTACCGCGGAGTTTTTTTGGCTTTGTCTTAGTTTGTATCATCGGAATGTAGACAGTACATTTAAAATCTTACAACAGAATACTGTAAATGTTTCTTCTGTAGGAATTATTTCCTAGGAATCAGCAATTATAATCGTGCCTGTGATCGATTCCTTGTCAATTTTCAATGGCAAAGCAAACATTAAGTATCATCTCTGATTTCTGTTAATTCTGTCTTTTATGAAATTCATCTTGTAAACAAGACTGTTGTTAATGTAACACCAATTGTATTAAATAGATCTGAAAGTGGTATGAAACCTTGAACATCACAGAGGGCTGTCACGTCCCAACTACATCGCTAATGTGCGAAATAGCGACGGGATCGATTTAGGATCCTATCTTTGAAAAGAATTCAAGAACTCGATAGAAGAATATTGTCCTGATGTATACTGTACTGTTAATTGCTCGCAATCCTGATTACagtaatataatattgatattcgTGAGTTAATGGTCGCGCGGtattgaatttataataaatgctATAATGAGCTCCGCAAACGGATGTTGGTTCATCGCTAATGAGAACTAGACAAACGATATAGATAGAAGGAGACTATGAGAGCTCGCTTCCGTTCTCGGTAATTTTGTCAGTAATGGGtataacaagaaaaaaaagcaaaagttACCTTATATAATTTGTTAACACGCATAATACAAACAGcagatacaatttatatacgAACACATTGTTCTAAAGTCACGACGTTTGAACAACGAATGAGTTCTGAACAATAACGATTATAGgaacaattataataaaataatgtagtTTATAAATGAAGATCAAGTTAAAAATGAAGTAATGGTTTAATTTAAATTGctcatttaaaaaatgtttaaagttaAGTAAAAGTCATTGATTCGAAAGAATCTTGACATTGTCGCTAACCCTGTCTTGGTTTCTTTCTTCGGTTATGTTACGAAGCTCAACAGTTTTTCTACGTGTTTCTTTCATAGGTACTTATATCGTGTCACAATGTTGGTCGAACAACGATTGATTCGCTTcgcttcttcttccttcctctACCTTTTTACATCGCTAGATCAACCAGAAAAGGCTGTCTCCTTGCCATTGCAATCTTCCAGTGCATCCTTTTCGTGTTTGGATATTGTAATGTTTTTCTTGATAGATCGATATTGTCGaaaaaatttctatttgtaCTTTATTCTTGTTTTCTCATTACACTTCGAGgcgcaaattttcaaattaaaattttaatgtattttgaaTTCTTCGCGGGCCGAAAGATTACTCGTGGCGCCACCTACTCGAAACACCTATTACACTAGAAACGCATATGATAATAAAGAAaagataatagtacatatcttcGTTTTTAACGTTTATTGAATGAAAGACAAATAAATAAAGGgtgcattatttatttatttacatagaaATGAATTGCAAACATTTTTAAACATTAGAGAATGTAACCTAATAAATTTTTCTAGGTTAACTTATAGGAAACTTTTGATAGTTTTATCATTAGCATTCACTTGCTTttctacggtatatcgtacatcATGTGTCAGTAACCGGAATGCTTATTAAAACATGCATACGAGATGCTACAAACACAAATTGCTGAAATTTTAAGAACGATCTGTTTTATTAAGAATCGTTCATATTATCTGGTTGAAACAACGAAAATTAAAGAATCCTTGCTTTTGAAGGAAATATtcttaaactaattattttttataacaatattaGACTTccactttatatttaaattataacaaACCAAAACAAAAAACTGGAATCCGCTATTTAATTCACAAGTATATATTAGTGTGCATGAAATGAGACGTTATTGCTTATCGAAGTAAGCTTGCCTCCACGAAGAATGGAACGCGGGGGATTCGAGGAATGCGAGGTGCGTGTAACAGGCGTGACCTTCCCAAGGTCAGACGGTGTGTAAAGGAACAATGCACACGGGACTTGATCCGCGGTAGTTTACTGCGATACAATACGACTGGTAACAGCAATTACGGTTTCAACCGAAGGAAACACTGTGTGTCCGTACCTTTGATCATTCAGCTATTCATAGATGCAAACACTGCTGATGTCATTTACTATCATTCAAAAATGTTCTATCAATACAAGTTGCACATTCTCGTAAAATGAGAacatttttataacataatttttgtaatataatttgaaaacaAAGATTCTTGTTGTTTTATACTAAAAGACAATGAATATTCTTACATCTCTTTTAATATCTTGCTTATACGTTGCATATAAGTATTGATTCCATATAAgtttagtaaaaaatttaaattatctatGTCTATTTGACTGTAAActgatttttaatgttttattttttatttattttcattctatttTGCATCACTTACATTtgtaatgtttaataaaaatataaataaataattttttaatttcaattcgcTTTGCATTTTATCTTTTCAAATTACTTACCTGATACTTACTTGTACTTGATATTTACTTACCTGGTACTTACCTgatgtattttaaaattcatccAGCGCCaagattacaattttaaaattgaacTAACAGCGCACTCTAGTGGCAAACGTTCAAATTCAATATTGCTTAAAATAAAGACTTGAATCTTTCAAGTGCTTTTCTACTGGTAACAAACTTCTTCACGCCAAATCTTTCATCTCAACATACGTGAATGTAAACACTTAATACATACTGCTAAATTTTCTAAacgttatttatattgaaataaaatgtgtTGTATAGTGAATTTCTCTAGATTctcttttaaattatatattctttttaattataaaatataaaaatagcaaATATAGATCTAATGAATTGGACGGATTTACCAAAAGAAATCAACGAAGATTTTGTTTCATACAAAGGAGATTATGATTTTCCCCAATATCTATCTGATGAAAAAGAGTGGGTCAATTTCaaacataaaaattttgaaggtggattaaaatattaaatgcaaTAATTGATAAGtagtataaattttaaatatatcattatataaatattatatattattacaagcacagtaaattattttagataatatagaaatttttgaacCCTTCTTAATAATGGAATTGTATAGATTTATACCTTATTTTGAGGGTAAACATGTCAAATTTCATCCTCTTAATATGCcttatattaaaataagaaaaatagaaatagtcGGATTTGTGATAGATGTTACTGAAGATCCTAAATATTATGAATATCATGGTAAGTAATATAAACTATATGAATTGACAAATAATATCTGTAAGCTTTAATAAAGGCCTTTGCCTTAacaagtaatttaaataaaaattgttatagttGATGATGGAacaggaaatattattatttattatgagaAAGAAGATTTCAAAAGAGCTGCACtgcgaagaaagaaaattgacactaaatataataaatgtgcAAAGAATATAGATATTAAATCGTTAAAAACTCAAAAATGCCCAAAACATTTACCAAATCCCCGTccaaaatttatatattctcctGAAACAAGTATATCTGATATAGCTGTaagtaataaaatgtaattttaactGTGATATATGAAAGAGGAAGATAATATTAATGTACACATTTATTATATAGATTTTTGAACATAATTGGTCACTGGAGACAAATAATGGGACATTGGGTAGAAAACTAAAACGTTGTGCTCATGTACACGCAGTAGGTTACTGTACATTTGATTTTATGTATACAAAGAAATCAAGTGAAGAAATTACATGTGAAGATTTATTCAATGCCAAACTATATTTTCTCGCAAACAGAATTACTTGCATAAGTGaacacaaatataataaaatattgcttttGTGGATAAATACAGTTGTTAGAAGACGATatgatgaaaatttaaatgaagCAGCATCTTCTTCCAAAACATAGAAATAAAAGTAGATTCTACTATATTTTACAGATATAAAATGTGACAATTCTATACAATTGTTAAATGATGGAATAAAACAATTATAATGGTACTAGATATATTACTGAAAAAGCATTTATTTAGAACATTTTGGATGCATTATTCATATGTTAAATATCATATATcgaattagaaattttttattgttaattaaatggAAAATTCACACACAATGGAAGGTTACACGGCAATGTCTTTTTTCAATAAATGCACATTTGGTTGTTTCAGACTgtgatatatttacatataaatggaaattttagGTAACAGAATTATCTATTTCACTTATATTAGCTCTAGCTGTCACACTGGCTGTTACTATTTCATTAACCAATTCGTTGTCGTTGTTTGTGACTAATTCTGTTTTACTTGACATCATTACTAGCTTATGGTACTGACATCCAGTTAAGGGTAAATGTGGTGCTATTTCGCTTGGCTCTACAAAAAGTGATGGTGGAAcctagaaaaaattaatttgtggtttattttaattattattttgtttacgTTGTAGAGCAGGAACTTCATAGAAACTCGGGAGTTTGGTTAtcaataaaatatcaataaacagtATGTGTAAAAAAGCACAGTCTATATCTTAAAAGAAACACAGTATATTTTAAAAGGACaagcaaaaaataaatttaatatgtatgtaatattttattgaaacttttattaacaaaaaaatgaaaataaaaatgttttgtcATTGCATTAATATCTCTCTGATACAGaggcaatataaattttgaCACTGACATGTCATATTATTGGTATGGATAAAACATGAGCTGTCATAGTTTTGTTCTAGAGTATTGTTTgtattaaaacgatattaaacAATTACTTACGCGTATTTCTTCAACCCTGGCTTCTCTTGATGTATATTCTCTTAATATATAATCTTGACCAAATTCATGATACAGCCGCGTATCATTTATCCTCAACATTACACCATCAATTCTCAGAAAATATctcaataaaatgaaaaagctAGTTGGCATAACTCGCTATTgaaattagtaaataaaattagGATAAATGAAgtcaaaaatttttttttagaacaaATGTGTTCATATAGTGACTTACAATTTTTACAGAGCAAACTGCAATGCCATTGTCATGAAGTTCATCTTCAAACAATGTTAAATCATGATAAAACAGAATTTTATCTCTCCTTTTTAATTTATCCACATCAATTCGTTCATTAGTTTCCTGAATTTCAAAATTAGATATCGTCCCAGTATAATTACTGGTAAATGTCCAATCAAATGgttttactttttcttccaaATATTCACTGCTTTCTGATCTatggaataatatatatacatacatgtattactactactactagaAAATATATTGATAAATAAAGTGAACACATTTGAGTATACATATCTGTACCTGGATTCTTTCCAAGCTTCTGCACATgctaattgaatattaatttttccatttgATACAGTTCTCAAAGCATCTAATGCATTGAATTGCATGGATGCACCATCCTGATGTtttaaagttaatatattatttgGAAATACCATGTCTGGCATGTGTGGTAATTCTAAAGTGCGGCTGAAACTGTAGAAgtatttatatgatataattCACCACAATTCTATACATAATCAAAGTTATCTAATGTACATGCAAAATTGACAGGCATCAGCATCCTTATCGCCACAACCATTTTCACTCCTAGAACATTTAGAATGAAGTATGTGCGACTGTGTGTATTTGATATGCCATGGAGGAAATACATGTTCTTCTTGATTAACAGGAAGCCTCAAAATGTCAATTCCACCATGAACTTTCACTGCTGTCATgatctaaaatatatttattacagaaCATATTACAttgatacaaattaaaaaatttacacaGTAATCACATTTGAAAGATATTTGTCTATCTATGTAACataattataaatgttaataCAATTTAATCTTATGGAAATTGAATGAAACAATAGATACTCtatgtaattaattaagaataaagTAGAATGTTTATAGATATTGATTCAATAACCTAACAAAATGCCATATTCGCTTGCATGTTTTAATCGTAACATTTTGCATctttattatatcgtaatgcaatactaaactttatgtattttaatgtattttataattaatacctgatttatttttatttcattaactgttataataatattgtataaactGTTATATACTGTTTGTATATACATAAGGTATACTCACGAAAAGTAGTTATTGaccttaattattaaatttataatcaaaTAACATCACGGATGTTATTCCAATTATCTAGCGATCGCTGCTATTTTTGTTTGAATAATTATTCGTTTCCTTATTGCAAATTTCTTTCGAACATGACAATCGCAGTCTATTCGTAATACTTCATTACCGACTGTACGCAGAGCGCTTACTTGCAAAAATTGtatactttttataaaatatatgtacaatgtatgtaagtacttacatatttccatattaaaaataacatatcATTGCAGTATTATCAACATATTTTTTTAGTATAGGTCAATctgaattacaaaatatttaaatctccACGAAAATGTGTTCATAATAAATTATCGTGAATgtagtataaaaaattaaaaattttggtatGTTTGGATtgctaattgaaatattttcaagaataaaatattagaatgatTGAAAAGATTAGAATGaatttaaataagtaaaatttaaGTATATGATAGGAGAAGATCATGTAATTATCAAACAGCAGGCACTgcttaaaaatatgtaatatcgaTCATATCTAAAGATACTTGACAAAATTGAATTCTGGGCGAAGTTTTAAGACCACAGTTCCTTCGCTCTTCCGTACGGAAATAACCGAAGTGATTGTAGAAGATTCGGGTGAACCCAATCAGTCTCCCTCGAGTATAAGAAGCAGTTACGTGTTTCGCAAAACGTGTGTGTTTAAAATGTCCATCAAAAAGTCTGATTTATCTGTGGGATTTACTGAAGAAAATGTCGAACAAACCACAGAAGAAAGAAGATTGTTTCAAAAGCAACATATACAAAAAATCAAGTCGATCGCTGGTCACGTTGGACTTTTGATTGCATTGATGTTTTATACAGCAATTGGTGGTTTAGTAAGTTAAACTTTTAAACGTGcatgtttaaattaaaaaaattaaatagaaatagcTACTGCAATTTTcgtgaaataattatataaaattgctGTTAAATATGAAAAGAACAATTGGATGAAAAATTactcttttataaataattatgcgTTAAAGGAAtcttataaataatgtaaaaacgtataga is drawn from Bombus terrestris chromosome 12, iyBomTerr1.2, whole genome shotgun sequence and contains these coding sequences:
- the LOC100648064 gene encoding uncharacterized protein LOC100648064 gives rise to the protein MNWTDLPKEINEDFVSYKGDYDFPQYLSDEKEWVNFKHKNFEDNIEIFEPFLIMELYRFIPYFEGKHVKFHPLNMPYIKIRKIEIVGFVIDVTEDPKYYEYHVDDGTGNIIIYYEKEDFKRAALRRKKIDTKYNKCAKNIDIKSLKTQKCPKHLPNPRPKFIYSPETSISDIAIFEHNWSLETNNGTLGRKLKRCAHVHAVGYCTFDFMYTKKSSEEITCEDLFNAKLYFLANRITCISEHKYNKILLLWINTVVRRRYDENLNEAASSSKT
- the LOC100651726 gene encoding TIP41-like protein isoform X2; this translates as MTAVKVHGGIDILRLPVNQEEHVFPPWHIKYTQSHILHSKCSRSENGCGDKDADACQFCIFSRTLELPHMPDMVFPNNILTLKHQDGASMQFNALDALRTVSNGKINIQLACAEAWKESRSESSEYLEEKVKPFDWTFTSNYTGTISNFEIQETNERIDVDKLKRRDKILFYHDLTLFEDELHDNGIAVCSVKIRVMPTSFFILLRYFLRIDGVMLRINDTRLYHEFGQDYILREYTSREARVEEIRVPPSLFVEPSEIAPHLPLTGCQYHKLVMMSSKTELVTNNDNELVNEIVTASVTARANISEIDNSVT
- the LOC100651726 gene encoding TIP41-like protein isoform X1, which encodes MYIQTVYNSLYNIIITVNEIKINQIMTAVKVHGGIDILRLPVNQEEHVFPPWHIKYTQSHILHSKCSRSENGCGDKDADACQFCIFSRTLELPHMPDMVFPNNILTLKHQDGASMQFNALDALRTVSNGKINIQLACAEAWKESRSESSEYLEEKVKPFDWTFTSNYTGTISNFEIQETNERIDVDKLKRRDKILFYHDLTLFEDELHDNGIAVCSVKIRVMPTSFFILLRYFLRIDGVMLRINDTRLYHEFGQDYILREYTSREARVEEIRVPPSLFVEPSEIAPHLPLTGCQYHKLVMMSSKTELVTNNDNELVNEIVTASVTARANISEIDNSVT